One window from the genome of Gadus macrocephalus chromosome 7, ASM3116895v1 encodes:
- the ska2 gene encoding spindle and kinetochore-associated protein 2 — METTVEKLEAMFQKSEADLDYIEKRLKLDFINAHHTGDGAPAEENLVGMLDSLSQIKAKHAALSTQVQEIATAQKESMDSIRGQLDGTLQLIQHFQQTDNSKISPLTEEAQEAAELIAQGPSQSMTDVTPVVKQ, encoded by the exons ATGGAGACCACCGTCGAAAAGCTAGAGGCGATG TTCCAGAAGTCTGAGGCGGACCTGGACTACATCGAGAAACGGCTGAAGCTGGACTTCATCAACGCCCACCACACCGGAGATGGGGCCCCAGCCGag GAAAATCTAGTTGGGATGCTGGATTCCCTGAGTCAGATCAAGGCCAAACACGCAGCACTGTCCACACAGGTACAGGAGATCGCCACCGCCCAGAAGGAGTCCATGGACTCTATCAGAGGCCAGCTGGATGGTACTCTGCAGCTCATTCAGCACTTCCAACAGACAGACAATTCTAAG ATCTCCCCATTGACTGAAGAAGCACAGGAGGCAGCGGAGCTCATCGCCCAGGGTCCTTCGCAAAGCATGACAGAT GTTACACCAGTTGTCAAACAATAG